A region from the Candidatus Thiothrix putei genome encodes:
- the rapZ gene encoding RNase adapter RapZ, producing MHLVIISGMSGAGKSYALHTLEDNGYYCIDNLPSQLLEALLGTPQIAKQPYLAVGIDIRGGRDSLLDTPSIIKRVRQRVPSTQVVYLYAEQEILRKRYNETRRRHPLTSETQELDKAIALESTLLEPLAIDADLRLDTSHIGVYELGRMLKARISQTEQQHLSLMIQSFGFKHNPPNDSDFLFDVRCLPNPYWEPDLRSLTGRDAGIIEWLEQHDDVQRMYTDIRDFMSHWLPSLDSNCQRAYLTVSIGCTGGRHRSVYLAERLYQHFRQTMGENVILRHRELNYVR from the coding sequence ATGCACCTAGTCATTATCAGCGGCATGTCGGGAGCAGGCAAAAGCTACGCCTTGCACACACTCGAAGACAACGGTTACTACTGTATCGACAATCTGCCCTCGCAATTACTGGAAGCCTTACTGGGCACACCACAAATTGCCAAGCAGCCCTATCTTGCGGTCGGTATCGACATCCGAGGCGGGCGTGATAGCCTGCTCGATACACCAAGCATTATTAAGCGGGTACGGCAACGTGTTCCCAGCACTCAGGTCGTGTACTTGTACGCTGAACAAGAAATCTTGCGCAAACGTTATAACGAAACCCGCCGCCGCCACCCGCTCACCAGCGAGACCCAAGAGTTAGACAAAGCGATTGCGCTAGAATCCACCTTGTTAGAACCTTTAGCAATTGATGCTGATTTACGCTTGGATACCTCTCATATCGGCGTATACGAATTAGGCCGAATGCTTAAAGCACGCATTTCTCAAACAGAGCAGCAACATTTATCGCTTATGATTCAATCATTTGGCTTTAAACACAATCCACCGAACGATTCCGATTTTCTATTTGACGTGCGCTGTTTACCTAATCCTTACTGGGAGCCTGACCTGCGTTCACTCACAGGGCGTGATGCGGGTATCATCGAATGGCTAGAACAGCATGATGATGTACAACGCATGTATACGGATATCCGCGATTTCATGAGCCACTGGCTACCCAGTTTAGATAGCAACTGCCAGCGAGCCTACCTAACGGTATCCATTGGCTGCACCGGGGGACGACACCGTTCCGTTTATTTAGCAGAACGCTTGTATCAACATTTTCGTCAGACCATGGGTGAAAATGTGATCCTGCGGCATCGCGAACTCAACTACGTTCGTTAA
- a CDS encoding PTS sugar transporter subunit IIA: protein MDMTTLLSAARIACKPDVSSKKRAFEQLAEMLALGQPNLEAEAIFDALTNREKLGSTAIGNGVAIPHACMSIHQPCGALLLLEDGVKMDTPDKKPVQLFMAILVPANQAPDYSELITQLTSTLIQKSLIEQICCYQDTQTMLDHFLELFDPPSHPFAGALAA, encoded by the coding sequence ATGGACATGACTACCCTGCTCTCTGCCGCACGGATTGCCTGCAAACCTGACGTTTCCAGTAAGAAACGTGCTTTTGAGCAACTAGCGGAAATGCTTGCCTTAGGCCAACCTAATTTGGAGGCAGAGGCCATTTTCGATGCCCTGACCAACCGGGAGAAGCTGGGTAGTACCGCGATTGGGAATGGCGTTGCCATTCCCCATGCGTGCATGTCCATTCATCAACCTTGTGGGGCTTTGTTGTTGCTGGAAGATGGCGTTAAAATGGACACACCGGATAAAAAACCGGTGCAATTGTTCATGGCGATCCTCGTACCAGCCAACCAAGCCCCTGATTACTCAGAACTGATCACACAACTGACCAGTACCCTGATACAAAAATCCCTGATTGAGCAAATTTGCTGTTACCAAGACACGCAAACCATGCTGGATCATTTCCTTGAACTGTTCGATCCACCTAGCCACCCGTTTGCGGGTGCACTTGCGGCTTAA
- the raiA gene encoding ribosome-associated translation inhibitor RaiA — MQLEITGHHLEVTESMNNYVREKAERLKRHFDQVMKIHFILEVEKQRHKAEATFHVNGNHLFADAYADDMYAAIDALTDKLDRQIVKHKEKVKDHHRQEAAQMVAATETMD; from the coding sequence ATGCAATTAGAAATCACTGGTCATCATCTAGAAGTGACAGAATCCATGAATAACTATGTGCGTGAAAAGGCTGAACGCCTGAAGCGCCACTTCGACCAGGTAATGAAAATTCATTTCATCCTGGAAGTCGAAAAACAACGTCACAAGGCAGAAGCGACCTTCCACGTCAATGGCAATCACTTGTTCGCGGATGCCTACGCCGATGATATGTATGCAGCGATTGATGCTCTGACAGATAAGTTAGACAGACAGATTGTCAAACACAAGGAAAAAGTGAAAGACCATCATCGCCAGGAAGCAGCCCAAATGGTCGCTGCAACAGAAACAATGGACTGA
- a CDS encoding RNA polymerase factor sigma-54: MTPQLQQAIRLLQLSSLELQNEIQQALEENPLLQLAEETDDSRPEIPSEPVSSADNSDNTAEPEAFPDAPEDTAQFDQDIPDELHVDAEWEDLYDTRSSNSDGNGDNSGFLENQGDTADSGLQEHLLWQIRMSNLTSIDKQIATVIIGSLDEAGYLCDPLEDIVDSLSQELLIEREDVEVVLKFIQQLDPLGVGARDLRECLLIQLTHLPESRILFKARQLVEKHLDLMERRDYKEISKRLKIEHSELEEILLLLRSLQPRPGSAYSASSADYIVPDAYVRKIKGEWVVSLNAQVTPNLQVNQYYADMLGQVKSERDATYFKSNLQQARWLIRSVESRNSTLLGVAKAIVERQSAFMQYGEQAMKPLILRDIAEELEMHESTISRVTTNKYLYTPRGIFEFKYFFSSQVDTDTGSSCSSTAIRAMLKKLITEENQHSPLSDNQLTTLLNQQGINVARRTVAKYREAMSIPSSHDRKTLIPT, from the coding sequence ATGACCCCGCAGTTACAGCAAGCCATCCGCTTGTTGCAATTGTCTTCACTTGAGCTACAGAACGAAATCCAGCAAGCACTGGAAGAAAATCCTTTACTGCAATTAGCAGAAGAAACCGACGATTCACGCCCGGAAATACCCAGCGAACCAGTGTCAAGCGCTGACAACAGTGATAATACTGCTGAACCAGAGGCTTTCCCTGATGCTCCCGAAGATACCGCACAATTTGATCAGGACATTCCTGACGAACTGCATGTGGATGCGGAGTGGGAAGACCTTTACGACACCCGCAGCAGCAATAGTGATGGCAATGGTGATAACAGCGGCTTCCTGGAAAATCAAGGCGATACCGCCGATAGTGGTTTGCAAGAACATCTCTTATGGCAAATTCGCATGAGCAACCTCACCAGCATCGACAAGCAGATTGCTACCGTGATTATCGGCTCACTGGATGAAGCAGGATACTTATGTGACCCGCTGGAAGATATTGTAGACTCACTTAGCCAAGAACTTCTTATCGAACGCGAAGATGTTGAAGTCGTCCTTAAATTTATCCAACAGCTTGACCCCTTAGGTGTAGGGGCACGTGACTTGCGTGAATGCCTGCTAATTCAACTGACTCACTTACCCGAAAGCCGCATTTTGTTCAAAGCCCGTCAGTTGGTTGAAAAACATCTGGACTTGATGGAACGGCGCGACTATAAAGAAATCAGCAAACGATTAAAAATAGAACACAGCGAGTTAGAAGAAATTCTCCTGTTGCTGCGTAGTTTACAACCTCGACCGGGTAGTGCTTATTCAGCATCCAGCGCTGATTACATCGTACCAGATGCCTATGTCCGTAAGATCAAAGGAGAATGGGTGGTTTCACTAAATGCGCAAGTCACGCCAAATCTGCAAGTTAATCAGTACTATGCTGACATGTTAGGGCAAGTGAAAAGTGAACGCGATGCTACTTACTTCAAGTCCAATCTGCAACAAGCCCGCTGGCTGATTCGCAGCGTGGAAAGTCGCAACTCAACCTTGTTAGGTGTTGCCAAAGCAATAGTTGAACGCCAAAGCGCTTTCATGCAATATGGAGAACAGGCGATGAAGCCACTGATTCTCCGGGACATTGCAGAAGAGTTAGAAATGCACGAATCCACCATTTCCCGCGTCACCACCAACAAATACCTGTATACCCCACGTGGTATCTTTGAATTCAAATACTTTTTCTCCAGTCAGGTAGACACCGATACTGGGTCTAGCTGCTCCTCAACGGCGATTCGCGCCATGCTCAAAAAACTGATTACTGAGGAAAATCAACATTCCCCCTTAAGTGATAACCAATTGACTACTTTGCTCAATCAGCAGGGTATCAATGTAGCCCGGCGCACCGTCGCCAAGTACCGTGAAGCAATGTCCATTCCGTCATCGCATGACCGGAAGACATTGATTCCGACCTAA
- the corA gene encoding magnesium/cobalt transporter CorA, with product MLRFFGFAEGKLVEHKLGDQLLDYAISHTGWIDAQDTTDAERDRLEVLLHTELPESDDVEEIESSARYFTDSSGIHVHSLFVTQSEGRMETTTVAFILQTDRLITVREQELADFRLLRMRARRGQVEARSPRHLLLTMFEQKVENLADTIEDLHHELEIISHKVLEETDTDLESAIDDLAALEDSNGKVRLCLMDTQRSISFLQRQLRDTQAGQDIIPEVIRDIDTLMSHTTFLFDKINFLMGTTQGFINIEQNKIIKMFSIAAVVFLPPTLVASLYGMNFRVMPELDWVFGYPMAIGLMILAGVTPYWFFKRKGWM from the coding sequence ATGTTACGGTTTTTCGGCTTTGCAGAGGGCAAATTAGTCGAGCATAAGCTCGGCGATCAACTCTTGGATTATGCCATTTCCCATACCGGCTGGATTGATGCCCAAGACACGACAGATGCAGAGCGCGACCGCCTAGAAGTCCTGCTCCACACCGAACTGCCGGAATCCGATGATGTCGAGGAAATCGAATCCTCTGCCCGCTATTTCACCGATAGCAGCGGCATTCACGTTCACTCCTTGTTTGTCACCCAAAGCGAAGGCCGCATGGAAACCACCACCGTGGCTTTCATCCTCCAAACTGACCGCTTGATTACAGTGCGGGAACAAGAGCTGGCTGATTTTCGTCTACTTAGAATGCGGGCACGGCGCGGTCAAGTAGAGGCACGCAGCCCTCGCCACTTACTACTCACCATGTTTGAGCAAAAAGTGGAAAACCTTGCCGATACTATCGAAGATTTACACCATGAACTCGAAATTATCAGCCATAAAGTGCTGGAAGAAACCGACACGGATTTAGAAAGTGCCATCGACGACCTCGCAGCATTGGAAGATAGCAACGGTAAAGTGCGCCTGTGCCTGATGGATACGCAACGTTCTATTTCCTTTTTACAACGCCAGTTACGTGACACCCAGGCAGGGCAAGACATTATCCCTGAAGTCATTCGTGATATTGATACCTTGATGTCTCATACCACTTTTCTGTTTGATAAAATCAACTTCCTGATGGGAACCACGCAAGGTTTCATCAATATCGAACAGAATAAAATCATCAAAATGTTTTCGATTGCTGCTGTGGTATTCCTGCCGCCAACGCTAGTCGCCAGCTTGTATGGGATGAATTTCCGTGTCATGCCGGAACTAGACTGGGTATTTGGCTACCCCATGGCAATTGGCTTAATGATTCTGGCAGGGGTGACACCCTACTGGTTTTTCAAACGCAAAGGCTGGATGTAG